The Benincasa hispida cultivar B227 chromosome 9, ASM972705v1, whole genome shotgun sequence genome has a segment encoding these proteins:
- the LOC120085862 gene encoding probable LRR receptor-like serine/threonine-protein kinase At1g51880 has product MMNARTRFFLLGLALVHAVQAQDQSGFISLDCGLPENSTYNEQTTNIDYISDAAYINSGESKSINVKYKNFYQRQLQFLRSFPQGIRNCYNISNIISEKKYLIRASFLYGNYDGLNSLPIFDLYFGDSLWDKVEIKSEAGETYKEIIHIPSANRVQICLINMGTGIPFISALEFRPLPNDTYPVQFGSFSTVGRLDMGSISNVSYRYPYDVFDRTWHPFNDDKDYIRLSTSLTIDADGHNKHHPAAKVMETAMTPKNASQSIDLRWESDDENNQYYIYLHFAELVKLQRKQFRGFNISHNGQYWGGPIIPDYLYTSSIYSIRPLKFPQKQHSFSFFKTENSTLPPIINGLEVYLQIEISELESDHEDADAMRKLKSTYGVIKDWQGDPCIPKAYPWSGVGCTNESIPRIISLNLSSSGLTGDISPDVSNLAALETLDLSNNGLTGKLPDSLSKLPNLKLLNLENNNLSCPIPPGLLRRFIDNSLSLSLKGNPNMDARPLGDCTEEPKGEKHKEMKRFVIPVVASVGGLLAISTIAGIVFCMARSKRKEQGKDVLEVDRPTTNKDTGGSSLETRTQQFTYSEVVRMTNNFEQILGRGSFGAVYHGLVDDIQVAVKMLAPSAIQGHNQFKEEVTILLKVHHRNLTNLVGYLNEGTHLGLIYEYMPNGSLAQRLSEISSSVISWEDRLRIAMDAAQGLEYLHTGCKRSIVHGNVKLANILLTENFQAKHSDFGLSKSYPTNDKTSYLDPEYKTSNRLSPKSDVYSFGIALLEIVSCRPVISKSQCEDSVHIVKWVGPMVAQGDFRNIVDPRLKGEYNIHSVRKALEVAMACVSVNSERRPTISQVLAELKGCLATELSRTSDSQPLNSSESIEMTSIYMVLPPQSGPMAR; this is encoded by the exons ATGATGAACGCAAGAACAAGATTTTTTCTGCTTGGTCTAGCTCTTGTCCATGCTGTTCAAGCTCAAGACCAATCAG GTTTTATAAGCTTGGATTGTGGACTACCAGAAAATTCAACATACAACGAGCAAACAACGAACATTGACTACATTTCAGATGCAGCATATATTAACAGTGGAGAAAGCAAAAGCATAAACGTGAAATACAAAAACTTCTACCAAAGACAACTACAGTTCCTTAGAAGCTTTCCTCAGGGAATCAGGAACTGTTACAACATAAGCAATATTATCAGCGAAAAGAAATACTTAATTAGAGCAAGCTTCTTGTATGGAAATTATGATGGGTTAAATAGCTTACCGATCTTTGATCTCTACTTTGGAGATAGCTTGTGGGATAAAGTGGAGATCAAGTCCGAAGCAGGTGAGACGTACAAAGAAATCATACATATTCCATCAGCAAATAGAGTACAAATCTGTCTTATTAATATGGGAACTGGAATACCTTTCATCTCTGCATTGGAATTTAGACCTTTACCAAATGACACTTACCCAGTTCAATTTGGATCCTTCTCGACTGTTGGTCGACTGGATATGGGGTCAATATCAAATGTATCGTACAG GTACCCTTACGATGTTTTTGACCGAACTTGGCATCCTTTCAATGACGATAAAGATTACATTCGATTGAGCACCTCTCTTACTATAGATGCCGATGGCCACAACAAGCACCATCCAGCAGCCAAAGTTATGGAAACTGCTATGACACCCAAAAACGCAAGTCAGTCTATTGATCTTCGGTGGGAGTCAGATGATGAAAATAACCAGTATTATATATATCTTCACTTTGCTGAGTTGGTAAAGCTTCAACGTAAACAATTTCGAGGCTTCAACATCAGTCATAATGGGCAATATTGGGGTGGACCTATTATTCCTGATTACTTGTACACAAGCAGCATTTATAGCATCAGACCACTGAAATTCCCACAAAAGCAACAcagcttttctttttttaaaactgaaaattcaACACTTCCTCCAATCATCAATGGTTTAGAAGTTTATCTCCAAATTGAGATCTCAGAACTAGAATCAGATCATGAAGATG CGGATGCAatgagaaaattaaagtcaaCTTACGGAGTCATCAAAGATTGGCAAGGCGATCCATGCATCCCCAAAGCATATCCTTGGAGTGGTGTAGGTTGTACCAATGAGTCAATCCCAAGAATCATATCACT GAACTTGTCGTCAAGTGGTCTGACAGGAGACATATCTCCAGATGTATCCAATCTAGCAGCCCTAGAAACTCT GGACTTGTCAAACAATGGCTTAACAGGAAAACTGCCTGATTCTCTGTCCAAATTGCCAAATCTCAAACTCCT AAACTTGGAGAACAACAATCTCTCATGTCCAATTCCACCTGGACTCTTAAGAAGATTCATTGATAATTCACTATCATTAAG CCTGAAAGGTAATCCAAATATGGACGCACGTCCTTTAGGTGATTGCACTGAGGAACCGAAAGGGGAAAAGCATAAGGAAATGAAAAGGTTTGTGATTCCAGTAGTAGCATCAGTTGGTGGCCTACTTGCTATTTCCACAATAGCAGGGATTGTCTTTTGTATGGCTCGATCAAAAAGGAAAGAACAAGGTAAAGATGTCTTGGAGGTGGATCGTCCAACAACCAACAAGGACACTGGTGGCAGTTCTTTGGAAACTAGAACGCAGCAGTTTACTTACTCTGAAGTTGTGAGAATGACCAACAATTTTGAGCAGATTCTTGGTAGGGGTAGTTTTGGAGCAGTTTATCATGGGCTAGTTGATGATATTCAAGTGGCTGTGAAGATGCTAGCTCCATCAGCAATACAAGGCCACAATCAATTTAAAGAAGAG GTTACCATTCTTCTTAAAGTTCACCACCGAAACTTGACAAACCTTGTAGGGTATTTGAACGAAGGAACTCATCTTGGCCTCATTTATGAGTACATGCCCAATGGAAGTTTAGCACAGCGCCTTTCTG AGATAAGTTCAAGTGTCATAAGTTGGGAAGATAGACTCAGAATAGCAATGGATGCAGCTCAAG GACTAGAATATCTGCATACTGGTTGTAAACGATCAATAGTCCATGGAAACGTGAAACTAGCAAACATCTTATTAACTGAAAATTTCCAAGCTAAACATTCTGACTTCGGTCTTTCCAAGAGCTACCCAACAAATGATAAGACCAGTTACCTTGACCCAGA GTACAAAACATCAAACAGGCTGAGTCCAAAAAGTGATGTGTATAGCTTCGGCATCGCTCTGTTGGAGATAGTGAGTTGCAGACCAGTGATATCGAAATCCCAATGCGAAGATTCGGTTCATATAGTTAAATGGGTTGGTCCAATGGTGGCACAAGGTGACTTTCGAAATATAGTAGACCCAAGATTAAAAGGAGAATATAACATACACTCTGTTCGAAAAGCATTGGAGGTAGCTATGGCTTGTGTATCAGTGAATTCGGAGAGAAGGCCAACAATAAGTCAAGTGCTGGCAGAACTGAAAGGTTGCTTGGCCACAGAATTGAGCCGAACATCGGATAGTCAGCCTCTTAATTCATCAGAGTCCATTGAAATGACATCCATCTACATGGTTTTGCCCCCTCAATCAGGTCCCATGGCGAGGTGA